In one window of Flavobacteriales bacterium DNA:
- a CDS encoding RDD family protein, which yields MKNIEVITAHNVVIQYEIAPVFYRILAFLLDALILFFYWLFALFLMSAFTIGSLNFFDGADSLAVLFFVLLLIPMFFYSFFMETFFAGQTVGKMVLGLRVINVNGATPSIGDLFLRWSFRLLEVVISAGSIAILSMLVNEKKQRLGGIVSNTLVIQLKSSNSYSIRNILSLKSIENHKVTYPNVVQFTDEDVLLIKNSLERQNKFKNKAHNEVLLTLSKKSSQKLNLEQEPKNKIKFLKTIVQDYVVLTRS from the coding sequence ATGAAGAATATAGAAGTCATAACAGCTCATAATGTTGTAATTCAATATGAAATTGCACCAGTGTTCTATCGAATTTTAGCTTTTCTATTGGATGCTTTGATCTTGTTTTTTTATTGGCTTTTTGCACTATTTTTAATGTCTGCATTTACAATAGGTAGTCTTAATTTTTTCGATGGAGCTGATAGTCTAGCGGTATTATTTTTTGTACTGCTTTTGATTCCAATGTTTTTCTATTCCTTTTTTATGGAAACGTTTTTTGCTGGGCAAACAGTTGGAAAAATGGTGTTGGGATTAAGAGTGATCAATGTGAATGGCGCTACTCCTTCAATTGGAGATTTGTTCCTAAGGTGGAGTTTTCGATTGTTAGAAGTTGTTATCTCTGCAGGTAGTATAGCAATACTTTCTATGTTGGTTAATGAGAAAAAACAGCGTTTAGGAGGGATTGTCTCTAATACATTAGTGATTCAATTAAAATCATCTAATTCCTACTCCATTAGAAATATTTTGTCCTTAAAAAGTATAGAGAATCATAAGGTAACTTATCCTAATGTTGTTCAATTTACAGATGAAGATGTTTTGTTAATCAAAAATTCGCTTGAACGCCAAAATAAGTTTAAAAACAAAGCACACAATGAAGTTTTATTGACGTTAAGTAAAAAATCATCTCAAAAGTTAAATCTTGAACAAGAGCCTAAAAATAAAATTAAGTTCTTAAAGACTATTGTTCAAGATTATGTTGTTTTAACAAGGTCTTAA
- a CDS encoding PP2C family protein-serine/threonine phosphatase, producing MPEQKLKSLRQRLELKEFKLNSLLEITTAINENFSIDKLIKIYEYILREQLGITKLALYNNNTDEWNTLLRYGAKGLAKKIDVERDLLHIKEITVIESSSNPALNSFDIAIPVLHKNFPLAFLLIGDLEEEDIMMSAMASNMPFIQTLTNIIMVAIENKRFANKSIAQELTNKELEVAAQMQAMLLPSNLPSNNRIEVGALYESLQLIGGDYYDFIKLNNEEFVFCIADVSGKGIPAALLMSNFQANLRANVKYNHHQLSMEDLIVELNKNVNDAAQGEKFITFFFAYYNCTTRTLKYVNAGHNHPILFNGGQTEDLGKGCIGLGMFDEIPHIDVGVVEIEPNSMLVCFTDGLVELENAEGEQFETERLKQIVSENNHLKINELNKLIFLELDRFKGDLKYLDDTAILSCRFF from the coding sequence ATGCCTGAACAAAAGTTAAAATCATTAAGACAACGATTGGAACTAAAGGAATTTAAACTGAATTCCTTGTTAGAAATTACTACTGCAATTAACGAAAATTTTTCGATAGATAAGCTCATTAAAATCTACGAATACATTCTTAGGGAGCAATTAGGGATAACTAAATTGGCGTTGTATAACAATAATACTGATGAATGGAATACCCTGCTAAGATATGGAGCAAAAGGCTTAGCAAAAAAAATAGATGTAGAGAGAGATTTATTACACATCAAAGAGATAACAGTTATTGAATCTTCATCAAATCCTGCTTTAAATTCTTTTGATATAGCGATTCCGGTTTTACATAAGAATTTTCCATTAGCTTTTTTGTTGATAGGAGACTTAGAAGAAGAGGATATTATGATGAGTGCTATGGCAAGTAATATGCCTTTTATTCAAACGTTAACCAATATTATTATGGTGGCGATAGAGAACAAGAGGTTTGCAAATAAAAGTATAGCGCAAGAATTAACCAATAAAGAGTTAGAGGTTGCTGCTCAAATGCAAGCCATGTTGTTGCCCTCTAATCTGCCTTCTAATAATAGAATTGAGGTGGGGGCATTGTATGAAAGTTTACAGTTAATAGGTGGGGATTATTACGATTTTATAAAGCTAAACAATGAGGAGTTTGTTTTCTGTATTGCAGATGTAAGTGGAAAGGGAATACCTGCTGCGCTCTTGATGAGTAATTTTCAGGCTAATTTAAGAGCGAATGTCAAGTATAATCACCATCAGTTGTCAATGGAAGATTTGATTGTTGAGTTAAACAAAAACGTGAATGATGCTGCTCAAGGAGAAAAGTTTATTACATTCTTCTTTGCTTATTATAACTGTACAACACGGACATTAAAATACGTTAATGCTGGGCATAATCATCCAATATTGTTTAATGGAGGGCAAACAGAAGATCTGGGTAAAGGGTGTATTGGTTTAGGAATGTTTGATGAAATTCCTCATATAGATGTTGGAGTTGTCGAAATTGAGCCAAACAGTATGTTGGTTTGTTTTACAGATGGCTTGGTAGAGTTGGAAAATGCTGAAGGAGAACAATTTGAAACTGAACGTTTAAAACAGATCGTTTCGGAAAATAACCATTTAAAAATTAATGAGTTAAATAAGTTGATCTTTTTGGAGTTAGATCGTTTTAAAGGGGATTTAAAGTATTTGGATGATACAGCGATTTTAAGTTGTCGATTTTTTTAA
- a CDS encoding glycosyl hydrolase family 18 protein, whose amino-acid sequence MTKFSLIFALLLPVFLFSQSIHQQQSSYYSSVGKTCDWYENNTVAAAPIARAKSSCNLNKIVYGWHPYWMGNSYQNYDWDLLSHFSFFSYEVNASSGNANSTHGFATSSAVTAAINSGNTKVTLCVTLFNDHNTFLNSSSSKQTLITNLINLIQNRGAHGVNIDFEGLPSNQKTNFANFMVDLANQMHAAVPNSHVSTVLYAVDWNDVFDFSIMNAAVDHYIIMGYDYYWSGSNTTGPNDPLFHFGSNYNYTLSKSVTYYLDKGCPKNKLVLGLPYYGRQWSTTSTNVPASTVGSGTPVLYKDLMTNSSGNYSVGNHQYDNDSYTDIYVFNSGGTKQCFITKDTGMRKRLELINNTGIAGMGIWALGYDDGYTTFWSAIEDYLTDCAEQPCPGELHDFGGPTRDYYNDEDYTWTIAPPNAGSITVNFSSFSLENNFDFLYVYDGPNTSSPQIAGSPFTGTSIPASFTSSLGALTFRFTSDGGNTSTGFNGTYTCANGSTVPTTTISSNNQWKTADFNTSFTDQDNVGVTDSFYLVADFDGAEWRANPLKGFLYEKFDLASLHTDWTTHVGTWNVVSNELKQTNETSSNTNVSLPISQANQYEYLYEWKGKIEGTGTNRRFGMHFFCDDASQTNRNNSYLVYWYPDQGKCRLHKATNNTLGFITETNVSFNAGSWYNFKVYYNPTTGVIKAYLDGVLTLSYTDSSPLQSGNSVALRTGEAVGYFDDIKVFKSRGSNASITVGSPTDDIRYQNPNPSTPSGRIESIVLDGNENWSTTAVQLENVDWTAPNSVTINDGPNADINTFNTPNQIQANWTASSDGESGLLEYLYAVGTASGGTDVVNWTSNGTNVSMTHTGLTLVNGTTYYVSVKAVNNATLETALISSDGQTLQGSGGAPYADFSHSTTVICPGDSVQFINNSLNATTFSWSFGQGSPASSSLENPSVVFPNSGTYTVSLVAIGPGGTDITTQNVNIVVSSAPTAAFAPLSNPIYLPNATAYFVNNSSSANNYHWDFGNGATSNDESPWTIYSTAGTYTVTLIVDNGVCGSDTATFDVEVVNNVGVNDLLAPAQGLRYYPNPFNVDLTLEFIAEQPEKIKLEVYNVIGELVVEKMIEVNKGANLVMLNDALKHLSKGSYYMVLMTQSGNFGQKIIKK is encoded by the coding sequence ATGACCAAGTTTAGTCTGATTTTTGCATTGCTACTTCCCGTTTTTTTATTTTCTCAAAGTATTCACCAACAACAATCTAGTTATTATTCTTCTGTGGGTAAAACTTGCGATTGGTATGAAAATAACACTGTTGCAGCTGCGCCAATTGCTAGAGCAAAGTCGAGTTGTAATCTGAATAAAATAGTTTATGGGTGGCATCCATATTGGATGGGGAATTCTTATCAAAATTATGATTGGGATTTATTGAGTCATTTTTCTTTTTTCTCTTATGAGGTTAATGCATCTTCTGGTAATGCTAATTCTACTCATGGATTTGCTACATCTTCAGCTGTTACTGCAGCAATCAATAGTGGAAATACAAAAGTTACCTTATGTGTCACCTTGTTTAATGATCATAATACCTTTTTAAATAGTTCAAGCTCAAAGCAAACATTAATCACTAATTTAATTAATTTGATACAAAACAGAGGAGCTCATGGTGTTAATATTGATTTTGAAGGACTACCATCTAATCAGAAAACAAATTTTGCCAACTTTATGGTTGATCTAGCGAATCAGATGCATGCCGCTGTTCCTAATTCTCATGTGAGTACTGTTTTATATGCTGTCGATTGGAATGATGTATTTGATTTTTCTATTATGAATGCAGCAGTAGATCATTATATCATTATGGGATATGATTACTATTGGAGTGGTAGTAATACGACTGGACCGAATGATCCTTTGTTTCACTTTGGTTCCAATTACAATTATACACTATCAAAATCGGTGACTTACTATTTAGATAAAGGATGCCCAAAGAATAAATTGGTATTAGGATTGCCGTATTATGGTAGGCAATGGAGTACAACTAGTACTAATGTTCCTGCAAGTACTGTAGGGTCAGGGACTCCTGTTTTGTATAAGGATTTGATGACGAATTCAAGTGGCAATTATTCGGTAGGAAACCATCAATATGACAACGATAGTTATACAGATATTTATGTGTTTAATAGTGGAGGTACAAAACAATGTTTTATCACTAAAGACACTGGAATGAGAAAAAGATTAGAGTTGATCAATAATACAGGTATTGCGGGAATGGGAATATGGGCGCTAGGCTATGATGATGGCTATACTACTTTTTGGTCAGCAATAGAAGATTATCTTACGGATTGCGCTGAACAACCTTGCCCTGGAGAACTACATGATTTTGGAGGGCCAACAAGAGATTATTACAATGATGAAGATTATACTTGGACAATTGCGCCTCCAAATGCTGGAAGTATTACCGTTAATTTTTCATCTTTTAGTTTAGAAAACAACTTTGATTTTCTGTATGTATACGATGGGCCTAATACGAGCTCTCCGCAAATAGCAGGAAGTCCCTTTACTGGTACATCAATTCCAGCAAGTTTTACCTCTTCGTTAGGAGCACTAACTTTTAGGTTTACATCAGACGGAGGAAATACAAGTACAGGGTTTAACGGTACCTATACTTGTGCAAATGGAAGTACTGTACCTACTACAACGATTAGTTCCAATAACCAATGGAAAACAGCGGATTTTAATACCAGTTTTACAGATCAAGATAATGTAGGGGTAACTGATAGCTTTTACCTTGTTGCAGATTTTGATGGAGCTGAGTGGAGAGCCAACCCTTTAAAGGGATTCCTTTATGAAAAATTTGACTTAGCAAGCTTACATACTGATTGGACGACTCATGTAGGAACATGGAATGTGGTCTCAAACGAATTGAAACAGACAAATGAAACTTCCAGTAATACGAATGTTAGTTTACCTATTAGTCAAGCCAACCAGTATGAGTATTTATATGAATGGAAAGGAAAAATAGAGGGGACAGGAACAAATAGACGTTTTGGAATGCATTTCTTTTGTGATGATGCCTCCCAAACCAATCGAAATAACTCTTATTTGGTTTATTGGTATCCAGATCAGGGAAAGTGCCGTTTACATAAAGCGACCAACAATACTTTAGGTTTTATCACAGAAACAAATGTTAGTTTTAATGCTGGCTCATGGTATAATTTTAAAGTTTATTACAATCCAACTACAGGTGTTATTAAAGCCTATTTAGATGGTGTTTTAACTTTGTCGTATACCGATTCCTCTCCATTGCAATCAGGAAATTCTGTAGCCTTAAGAACAGGAGAAGCTGTTGGTTATTTCGACGATATTAAGGTGTTTAAAAGCAGAGGAAGTAATGCTTCCATTACTGTTGGTAGCCCTACCGACGATATTCGATATCAAAACCCTAACCCGTCAACACCTTCTGGAAGAATAGAGTCTATTGTTTTAGATGGAAATGAGAATTGGTCAACTACTGCTGTACAGTTAGAAAATGTTGATTGGACAGCTCCCAATTCTGTTACCATAAACGATGGGCCAAATGCAGATATCAATACATTTAATACTCCTAATCAAATTCAGGCTAATTGGACAGCTTCTTCAGATGGAGAGTCAGGGTTGTTAGAGTATTTATATGCTGTAGGAACTGCTAGTGGAGGAACTGATGTTGTGAATTGGACAAGTAATGGAACAAATGTTTCGATGACGCATACAGGGCTTACTTTAGTTAATGGAACAACTTATTATGTATCTGTTAAAGCAGTTAATAATGCTACTTTAGAAACAGCTTTGATTAGTTCTGATGGGCAAACTTTACAGGGGTCTGGAGGAGCTCCTTATGCAGATTTTAGTCATTCAACAACGGTAATTTGCCCAGGCGATTCGGTTCAGTTTATTAATAATTCTTTAAATGCGACAACATTTTCTTGGTCTTTTGGTCAGGGGAGTCCAGCTAGTAGTTCATTAGAAAATCCTAGTGTTGTTTTTCCTAACTCGGGAACCTATACGGTATCTTTGGTGGCAATTGGTCCTGGCGGAACAGATATAACCACTCAAAATGTTAATATTGTTGTTTCATCAGCTCCAACTGCAGCTTTTGCACCATTGAGTAATCCTATATATTTACCAAACGCAACGGCTTATTTTGTTAATAATTCAAGTAGTGCTAATAACTACCATTGGGACTTTGGTAATGGTGCGACATCTAACGATGAGTCACCATGGACGATTTATTCAACTGCTGGAACCTATACGGTTACCCTTATTGTCGATAATGGAGTTTGTGGTAGTGATACAGCTACGTTTGATGTGGAAGTAGTAAATAATGTAGGAGTCAATGATTTATTAGCACCTGCTCAAGGACTTAGGTATTATCCTAATCCCTTTAATGTTGATCTAACTCTTGAGTTTATTGCTGAGCAACCAGAAAAGATCAAGCTTGAGGTTTATAATGTTATTGGAGAGCTTGTTGTAGAAAAAATGATTGAAGTCAATAAAGGGGCTAACCTTGTGATGTTAAATGATGCTTTAAAGCACTTGTCAAAAGGAAGTTATTACATGGTGTTGATGACTCAATCTGGGAATTTTGGTCAAAAAATCATAAAAAAATGA
- a CDS encoding T9SS type A sorting domain-containing protein, which yields MKYLGLIVVFLLVVSINSFFGQVIVSSSPEASCDGSPVTLSATAPTNCSVYSNSTITFAPQAVSGSATTVSLSDDVVSGLLPIGFTFNFFCNDYTQFRISSNGFITFNNSGSNGCCSGQNLPNGSNPNNLIAFAWEDLDPGNGGQPTENLIRYETIGTAPNRILIVDFFNVDHYPNNNNVTVQLLLYETTNAIEIHTTTMPSDGGRHTMGIENADGTVAYTVAGRNRSNWSAANEGIRFVPIACTGITYDWQSPLGTSIGSGSSIVVSPSVPTTYYAVVNSSCGTETASRNINVLSIDAGNDQCTGGGTITLYPNTTFPTTCDDYDITTVAFAPQTVSGSATTVSLSDDAMSGALPIGFTFNYFCNDYTQFYLSSNGFISFSSGQPNGCCSGQNIPNASAPNNLIAFAWEDPDPGNGGQPAENLLRYETIGTAPNRILIVDYFNVDHYPNGNNMTVQLLLYESNSSIEVHTTTMPTDGGDHTMGIENLDGTTAFTVAGRNAASWSSSNEGIRFSQKNGSVVSWSPPAGLSSTTVLNPLASPATSTDYTITLDDGNGCVLSDVVNVSPACPLPIELVGFSGECVDDGIHFNWTTASEINNDYYTIERYDEYSGKWIGVAQIEGAGNSNEFLSYDFLVTTIDKGGYFRLKQTDFDGEYEYSSVEYISCDHQHVEVRGFPNPTAGEFVVLIDDQDLRFAEISIYDALGEVVLHQGTQESKTTLEVSMLKKGVYNVNVVTKYYSKVLRLVKL from the coding sequence ATGAAGTATCTAGGTCTTATAGTAGTTTTTTTATTAGTTGTTAGTATCAACAGCTTTTTTGGACAAGTAATTGTTTCTTCTTCGCCAGAAGCATCTTGTGATGGAAGTCCAGTTACACTTAGTGCTACAGCTCCTACGAACTGTTCTGTATATTCAAATTCAACAATAACTTTTGCTCCACAGGCTGTTTCAGGTTCTGCAACAACAGTTTCTTTATCGGATGATGTAGTTTCGGGCTTGTTGCCAATAGGTTTTACATTTAACTTCTTTTGTAATGATTATACACAATTTAGAATTTCTTCTAATGGCTTTATTACATTTAATAATAGTGGTTCTAATGGTTGTTGCTCTGGGCAGAATTTACCAAATGGCTCGAACCCCAACAATTTAATTGCTTTTGCTTGGGAAGATTTAGATCCTGGTAATGGAGGTCAGCCAACTGAAAACCTTATTCGTTATGAAACGATAGGGACAGCTCCTAATCGAATTTTAATTGTCGACTTTTTTAATGTCGATCATTATCCTAATAATAACAATGTAACAGTTCAATTGCTCTTATACGAGACAACCAATGCCATAGAAATTCATACTACTACAATGCCTAGTGATGGCGGTCGACATACAATGGGAATTGAAAATGCGGATGGAACTGTAGCTTATACTGTGGCTGGAAGAAATCGTTCGAATTGGTCAGCGGCTAATGAGGGAATCCGTTTTGTTCCAATAGCTTGTACAGGAATTACCTATGATTGGCAAAGTCCATTAGGAACGAGTATTGGCTCTGGAAGTTCGATTGTTGTTTCTCCAAGTGTGCCAACTACTTATTATGCTGTTGTAAATAGTTCTTGTGGAACGGAGACAGCATCTAGAAATATTAATGTGTTATCTATTGATGCAGGGAATGATCAGTGTACAGGAGGTGGAACGATAACTTTGTATCCGAATACTACTTTTCCAACAACTTGTGATGATTATGATATTACGACTGTTGCTTTTGCCCCACAGACAGTTTCAGGTTCTGCTACAACAGTCTCTTTATCGGATGATGCAATGTCGGGTGCTTTACCAATAGGGTTTACGTTTAATTATTTTTGTAACGATTATACTCAGTTTTATTTGTCTTCCAATGGTTTTATTTCATTTAGCTCCGGACAGCCTAATGGCTGTTGCTCTGGTCAAAATATCCCCAATGCCTCAGCGCCTAATAATTTAATTGCTTTTGCTTGGGAAGATCCAGATCCAGGAAATGGAGGACAGCCAGCTGAAAACCTGCTTCGATATGAAACGATAGGAACAGCTCCCAATCGAATTTTAATTGTTGACTATTTTAACGTCGATCATTATCCCAATGGAAATAATATGACTGTTCAGTTGTTACTGTACGAAAGTAATAGTTCTATTGAGGTTCATACCACGACAATGCCTACAGATGGAGGTGATCATACTATGGGAATAGAAAATTTAGATGGAACAACAGCATTTACTGTTGCTGGTCGAAATGCTGCGAGCTGGTCTTCTTCTAATGAGGGAATTCGTTTTTCTCAAAAAAATGGGTCTGTTGTTTCTTGGTCTCCCCCAGCAGGGTTGTCTAGTACCACTGTATTAAACCCTTTGGCTTCACCTGCAACAAGTACAGATTACACTATTACTTTGGACGACGGTAATGGTTGTGTTTTGAGTGACGTTGTTAACGTTAGTCCAGCCTGTCCATTACCAATAGAATTGGTTGGGTTTTCAGGCGAATGTGTTGATGACGGTATTCATTTTAATTGGACTACTGCATCAGAAATTAATAATGATTATTACACCATAGAACGCTATGATGAATACAGCGGGAAATGGATTGGTGTGGCACAAATAGAAGGTGCTGGAAATAGTAATGAGTTTTTGTCCTATGATTTTCTAGTTACAACAATAGATAAAGGAGGATATTTCCGTTTAAAGCAGACGGATTTTGATGGAGAGTATGAATACTCATCTGTAGAATATATCTCCTGTGATCATCAGCACGTAGAAGTAAGAGGTTTTCCTAATCCTACAGCAGGAGAGTTTGTTGTTTTGATTGATGATCAAGATTTAAGATTTGCCGAGATTTCGATATATGATGCGCTAGGGGAAGTGGTACTTCATCAAGGAACACAAGAAAGTAAAACAACATTAGAGGTGTCGATGCTGAAAAAAGGCGTTTATAACGTAAATGTGGTTACGAAATACTATTCAAAAGTGTTGCGTTTAGTGAAGTTGTAG
- a CDS encoding AarF/ABC1/UbiB kinase family protein produces the protein MKEQNKIPTSKVKRAAKLISTGAKLGGNYVKYYAKSAVGDKEEAKEQLDKDNAEDIYNSLSELKGSALKVAQIMSMDKNTLPKAMIDKFSLAQYSAPPLSYPLVVKTFRQLFAKTPTELFDSFSKNAVNAASIGQVHLAEKDGKKLAVKVQYPGVAESVHSDLTMVKPIAMKMLGLKEKEVKRYFEEVESKLLEETDYELELKQSIEISEASSNLQGIRFPKYYPELSAKRVLTMDWLDGMHLDQFLKTNPSQEVRNKAGQHLWDMYDFHVNNLKAIHADPHPGNFLFDEQGNIGVLDFGCVKHIPEEFYQNYFQLINPEYFNNDEKLRKLFYYLEFLYEDDTAQAKTFFFNIFKESLHLLIYPFTVESFDFSDEDYFNKIYAKGEELSKSKDVRKNGAARGSRHILYINRAYFGLFSILHELKATVNTKTSFQF, from the coding sequence ATGAAAGAGCAAAATAAAATCCCAACAAGCAAAGTCAAACGAGCAGCTAAACTAATTTCTACTGGAGCAAAACTAGGAGGAAATTATGTAAAATACTACGCCAAATCTGCTGTTGGAGACAAAGAAGAAGCCAAAGAACAACTAGACAAAGACAATGCTGAAGACATCTACAATTCACTAAGTGAACTCAAAGGAAGCGCTTTAAAAGTTGCTCAAATCATGAGTATGGACAAGAATACGCTCCCTAAAGCGATGATCGACAAATTCTCATTAGCCCAGTATAGCGCTCCTCCTTTATCTTATCCTCTTGTTGTGAAAACATTTAGACAGCTCTTTGCTAAAACTCCTACCGAATTATTTGATTCTTTTTCTAAAAATGCAGTTAATGCTGCTTCGATTGGACAGGTTCACTTAGCCGAGAAAGATGGAAAAAAGCTTGCCGTTAAAGTTCAATATCCTGGCGTTGCAGAAAGTGTTCACTCCGACCTTACTATGGTTAAACCAATCGCAATGAAAATGCTTGGCTTAAAGGAAAAGGAAGTCAAAAGATACTTTGAAGAAGTTGAAAGTAAATTATTGGAGGAAACAGATTATGAACTAGAACTAAAGCAATCGATAGAAATAAGTGAAGCCAGCAGTAATTTACAAGGCATTAGGTTTCCGAAGTATTACCCCGAGCTTTCTGCAAAAAGAGTCCTAACAATGGACTGGCTCGATGGAATGCACTTGGATCAGTTTTTAAAAACCAACCCTTCTCAAGAAGTAAGAAATAAAGCTGGGCAGCATTTATGGGACATGTACGATTTTCATGTTAACAATCTTAAAGCAATCCACGCAGATCCTCACCCTGGAAACTTTCTATTTGATGAACAAGGCAACATTGGAGTATTAGATTTTGGTTGTGTAAAACACATCCCTGAAGAGTTTTACCAAAACTATTTCCAGTTAATCAACCCAGAGTACTTTAACAATGATGAAAAGCTAAGAAAACTTTTCTATTACCTTGAATTCTTATACGAAGACGATACAGCTCAAGCCAAAACTTTCTTCTTTAATATTTTCAAAGAATCTCTTCATTTGCTAATCTACCCTTTTACTGTAGAGTCTTTTGACTTCTCAGATGAAGATTACTTCAACAAAATATATGCGAAAGGAGAAGAACTATCGAAGAGTAAAGATGTAAGGAAAAATGGTGCTGCAAGAGGTTCTAGACATATCCTATATATCAACAGAGCATATTTTGGCCTCTTTTCAATTTTACATGAGTTAAAAGCTACGGTAAACACAAAAACCTCTTTTCAGTTTTAA
- a CDS encoding cystathionine gamma-synthase family protein — MQSKLNTHTMHKKDLHPESLMMSYGYKPELSQGAIKTPIFQTSTFVFQTAEEGKAFFEVAYGLREKQAQEEMGLIYSRLNNPDLEILENRLTLWDKAEDCAVFESGMAAISTVLLECLKPGDLLLYSSPVYGGTSFFIKNILTQYGIHTLNFQTNHTEAEITQLIKDSGHADKLALIYIETPANPTNALIDIEMCKRIGDSFSTPEKKALLAVDNTYMGPLWSHPIEHGADFVLYSATKYIGGHSDVIAGACLGSKELMTRIKGMRTFLGNMTGPWTGWLLMRSLETLKVRMEAQAKNAKKVAEFLKQHEQVEKVYYLGFIKESDTRNYAIYKKQYKSAGAMISFNIKGGEKEAFKFLNALKLIKLAVSLGSTESLAEHPATMTHIDVSEEDKKANFISEKLVRLSIGVENYNDIIWDIEQALSQV, encoded by the coding sequence TTGCAATCTAAACTAAACACACACACAATGCATAAAAAAGACCTTCACCCTGAAAGCCTAATGATGTCCTATGGTTATAAGCCAGAACTATCACAGGGCGCTATTAAAACTCCTATTTTTCAAACCTCTACTTTTGTTTTTCAAACAGCTGAAGAAGGTAAAGCATTCTTTGAAGTTGCTTATGGACTAAGAGAGAAACAAGCGCAAGAAGAAATGGGGCTAATTTATAGTCGACTAAACAACCCTGATTTAGAAATCTTGGAAAACAGGTTAACACTATGGGATAAAGCAGAAGACTGCGCTGTTTTCGAAAGTGGAATGGCAGCCATCTCAACCGTATTATTAGAATGCCTTAAACCTGGAGACCTCCTTTTATACAGTTCTCCTGTATATGGAGGAACAAGTTTTTTCATTAAAAACATCTTAACACAGTATGGTATTCACACATTGAACTTTCAAACTAACCATACTGAAGCAGAAATTACCCAATTGATCAAAGATTCTGGGCACGCTGATAAACTAGCTCTTATTTACATTGAAACACCAGCTAACCCAACCAATGCATTAATCGATATTGAAATGTGTAAAAGAATCGGCGATTCTTTTTCCACACCAGAGAAAAAAGCGCTTCTTGCTGTTGATAACACCTACATGGGGCCACTATGGTCTCACCCAATTGAACATGGAGCCGATTTTGTATTGTATTCTGCAACAAAATATATTGGTGGGCACAGCGATGTTATTGCTGGAGCCTGTTTAGGTTCTAAAGAATTAATGACCCGCATAAAAGGAATGCGAACATTTTTAGGAAACATGACCGGGCCATGGACTGGTTGGTTATTGATGAGAAGCTTAGAAACACTAAAAGTTCGAATGGAAGCTCAAGCAAAGAATGCTAAAAAGGTGGCTGAATTCTTAAAACAACATGAACAAGTAGAAAAAGTATATTACCTCGGTTTTATCAAAGAGTCTGACACTAGAAACTATGCCATTTATAAAAAGCAATATAAAAGTGCAGGCGCAATGATTTCGTTTAATATTAAAGGGGGCGAAAAAGAGGCTTTTAAATTTTTAAATGCATTAAAGCTAATCAAACTTGCTGTGAGTCTGGGAAGCACAGAAAGCTTAGCTGAACACCCTGCAACTATGACCCATATAGATGTTTCTGAAGAGGATAAAAAAGCTAACTTTATTTCAGAAAAACTGGTTAGACTTTCAATAGGAGTAGAGAATTATAATGACATTATCTGGGATATAGAGCAAGCCCTTAGTCAAGTGTAA
- a CDS encoding TetR family transcriptional regulator C-terminal domain-containing protein, whose amino-acid sequence MNEEIENIDLKALLQNEYILYLLRNGKPPVTVFAFCEQLEISETDFYAVFNSFKVLESSIWEHFFNETLHALNQDAEFPSYSSHEKVLSFLYTIIEVFKQNRSFIVLKVGELSRKEFRPKSLTTFRTLYNNWTKEIVSKGLETEEIATRPIITEKYDEVFWGQFLYILRVWINDESNDFQTTDAAIEKTSALIFELLKKGPIDLLIDFLKFAYQNKAY is encoded by the coding sequence ATGAATGAAGAAATTGAAAATATTGATTTGAAGGCACTACTACAAAATGAGTACATTTTGTATTTGCTTAGAAACGGAAAACCTCCTGTAACAGTTTTCGCTTTTTGTGAACAGCTAGAAATTAGTGAAACTGATTTTTATGCTGTATTCAATTCTTTCAAAGTACTAGAAAGCAGTATTTGGGAGCATTTCTTTAACGAAACGCTCCATGCCTTAAACCAAGATGCAGAGTTCCCCTCGTATTCTTCCCACGAAAAAGTACTATCATTTCTTTACACAATTATCGAGGTCTTTAAACAAAATAGAAGCTTTATCGTTTTAAAAGTTGGAGAACTTAGCCGTAAAGAATTTCGCCCAAAGAGCTTAACGACCTTTAGAACTTTATACAACAACTGGACTAAAGAAATTGTAAGCAAAGGACTCGAAACTGAGGAAATCGCGACTCGACCAATTATTACAGAAAAATACGATGAAGTTTTTTGGGGGCAGTTTTTATACATTTTAAGAGTTTGGATCAACGATGAAAGTAATGACTTTCAAACGACCGATGCTGCCATTGAAAAAACAAGTGCTTTGATTTTTGAACTATTAAAAAAAGGACCAATAGATTTATTAATCGACTTTCTGAAATTTGCTTACCAAAACAAGGCCTACTAA